In one Diachasmimorpha longicaudata isolate KC_UGA_2023 unplaced genomic scaffold, iyDiaLong2 ctg00000070.1, whole genome shotgun sequence genomic region, the following are encoded:
- the LOC135171653 gene encoding uncharacterized protein LOC135171653, with translation MPRRKIQRTPEEEAKLKKVRREKNIAQQKLRRQKRRVDQMVNLRGHRIDLDIPIQHSVKQPTIKDSAVCSEWIPLQAKRMSMVSGIVNTNIGNTGPRLERSERSIAEHYIGPMDMICCHCNAKHFAFERTSGKKDSFQSCCGHGAVRLESLPEPPGILRELFDGKHEKSNHFLQHIRSYNNSFAFASFNANLVNFDERRPGPYCFKINGQIYYQINTSLYPSESECPSYGQLFIVDQNEATDVRCNQMSTLDAELVGEIDSALRKCNDFARSYQMMHEELLQSRLNSRESGVEPKMQLLFSLKPGMDRGRYNLQKINEVAAIFTTTADGEIPESYVSIRVKATKELTYISTMDPNVEPWIYPLFYPNGTRGWHDKMPLTNRSGRVTRNAYTKYRMADRDDNVILKGGRLFQQWIVDSHVKVERDRLTFDRNNQEKLRSDTYQGLRDHLQRRADESHGRVGKMVILPSSFVGSPRNMMQHYQDAMSIVRKFGKPDLFITMTCNPNWREIQENLLPAQTPSDRPDLVSRVFHRKKDELMEKTIIKDKLFGEVLEYVYVVEYQKRGLPHVHILLTLKQNHKITTPDVVDKYISAEIPNPDEDPTLHQIVMKNMIHGPCGSWCKNEKGHDAAAVEITDPGYGENVIDHDEIRNFVEARYVSPVEASDRILSHILQEKSHSIVRLPVHLPNQQTLTISDVADDEAIRSALQKETMLMDYFTLNQRDPEARKFTYSEIPSHYVFKKNRDSGISRWEKRKAQFNVIGRMYSVDPTQIELFHLRLLLIKSNGAISFEDLRTVNGHLYDTYLSTCLALGLIADDTEWERAMTDGEIWMMPRQLRRLYARILIYCQPNQPEELWLKFKNAMSQDFQRDADVQTAERRAYAEINTFLTQEGSDLSRFPTMPTMEEVPNNITESIDAGMLQQHTEIGLDQYRRLNVKQKEIVDKIFDVVSSEVNNSSNTCFYIDGPGGSGKTFIYTTIYHILTGRGKQICTMAFTGIAAILLPHGRTVHKTFGMPVPLFSHSVSNIKNQSQNADYLRGVDVFIWDEAPMAPRYALELVDRTLRDFTNVNLPFGGKIMILGGDFRQLLPVKTHATRSEMVNLSIKFSVLWKHFSIFALTENMRTLPGEIEFSRYLLSVGDGCSTDASNNLLAPEQCIAPRTADIVVSTCKELIEKRKFDEFANVAILSARNIDVEEINNRVVEHFDKTTEKIYTSIDSVKNCDNGDISDAILPEYLNSLSPPVSMKDCVQILELANNLLRCRILTGDKAGEIVFIHRIILYCEDVYPFTFQRRKFPIKLAFAMTINKSQGQTFNRIELDLRKDVFNHGVISLELDMRVAIIPLNTSTVTYTYFLSAFRNDCLDYGGSIYTNVELHVINSVSVSFQLSSINQNWIGNSLNYGNRFRICSGPQYISKCSLSTSYCGDISIIISRRQLFIECPRAGARGSVS, from the exons ATGCCCAGAAGAAAGATCCAACGAACACCAGAAGAAGAAGCTAAATTGAAAAAGGTAAGGCGTGAAAAGAATATAGCCCAGCAGAAATTACGTCGACAAAAACGTCGAGTTGATCAGATGGTTAACCTTCGGGGTCATAGAATTGACCTAGATATTCCCATACAACATTCAGTCAAACAGCCAACCATTAAAGATTCGGCAGTTTGTTCAGAATGGATTCCCTTACAAGCAAAACGCATGTCAATGGTGTCAGGAATCGTTAATACAAATATTGGAAATACAGGTCCCAGGCTAGAAAGAAGTGAAAGAAGTATTGCTGAACACTATATAGGACCCATGGACATGATTTGTTGTCATTGCAACGCGAAGCATTTTGCATTTGAGCGAACGTCAGGTAAGAAAGATTCATTCCAGAGTTGTTGTGGTCACGGAGCGGTGAGATTAGAATCTTTACCTGAACCACCAGGAATATTGCGTGAATTATTCGACGGCaagcatgaaaaatccaatcaTTTTCTTCAGCATATACGTAGTTATAATAATTCTTTTGCATTCGCTTCGTTCAATGCAAATTTGGTGAATTTTGATGAAAGACGCCCTGGaccatattgttttaaaattaacGGCCAAATTTATTACCAGATTAATACGAGTTTGTACCCTTCTGAAAGTGAATGTCCTTCATATGGTCAGCTCTTCATAGTTGATCAAAATGAAGCAACTGATGTTCGATGCAATCAAATGTCAACGTTGGATGCAGAATTGGTAGGTGAAATCGATAGCGCACTTCGGAAATGCAATGACTTTGCACGATCATATCAAATGATGCACGAAGAATTATTGCAATCGAGACTAAATTCTAGAGAATCAGGAGTGGAACCTAAAATGCAACTATTGTTTTCTTTGAAACCAGGCATGGATCGTGGACGATATAATCTCCAGAAGATTAATGAAGTCGCAGCGATATTCACTACTACTGCGGACGGCGAAATCCCAGAGTCTTACGTTTCAATCCGTGTCAAAGCTACGAAAGAACTCACGTATATCAGCACCATGGATCCCAATGTTGAACCGTGGATTTATCCACTGTTCTATCCCAACGGAACTCGAGGATGGCATGACAAAATGCCATTGACGAACAGGTCTGGACGAGTTACTCGCAATGCTTATACAAAGTACAGAATGGCTGACAGAGACGACAATGTGATTCTCAAAGGCGGCAGATTATTCCAACAATGGATTGTTGACAGCCACGTCAAAGTTGAGAGAGACCGTTTGACATTTGATAGAAATAATCAAGAAAAGCTACGTTCTGACACGTATCAAGGTTTAAGAGATCATTTACAAAGAAGAGCAGATGAATCTCATGGTCGAGTTGGAAAAATGGTCATTCTTCCTTCATCATTTGTGGGTTCTCCACGCAACATGATGCAGCACTATCAAGATGCCATGTCAATTGTAAGGAAATTCGGTAAACCGGATCTCTTCATTACGATGACGTGCAATCCAAACTGGCGTgaaatacaagaaaatttattacccgCTCAAACACCATCTGATCGACCTGATTTAGTTTCACGTGTTTTTCACAGGAAAAAAGATGAGTTGATGGAAAAAACCATCATAAAAGATAAATTGTTCGGCGAAGTGCTTGAATACGTGTATGTCGTTGAATATCAGAAACGAGGTTTACCTCATGTGCACATATTATTAACGTTGAAACAGAATCACAAAATAACTACTCCAGATGTagttgataaatatatttctgCAGAAATTCCAAATCCAGACGAAGATCCCACGTTACATCAAATCGTAATGAAGAACATGATTCACGGTCCATGTGGCAGTTGgtgtaaaaacgaaaaag GCCATGATGCGGCGGCCGTTGAGATTACCGATCCTGGTTATGGTGAAAATGTGATCGATCATGATGAAATTCGTAATTTCGTGGAGGCTCGATATGTCAGCCCAGTCGAAGCCAGTGATCGTATATTAAGTCATATATTACAAGAAAAAAGTCATTCAATCGTGAGATTACCTGTGCATCTACCTAATCAACAGACTCTAACCATTTCCGATGTAGCCGATGATGAAGCTATAAGGTCTGCATTGCAAAAAGAAACAATGTTGATGGATTATTTCACTCTAAATCAACGAGATCCCGAAGCTAGGAAGTTCACTTATTCAGAAATTCCGTCCCATTacgttttcaagaaaaatcgaGATTCAGGGATCTCAAGATGGGAGAAACGGAAAGCTCAATTCAATGTTATCGGACGAATGTATTCGGTAGATCCCACTCAAATTGAATTGTTTCATCTGcgattattattgataaaaagcAACGGAGCAATTAGTTTTGAGGATTTGAGAACTGTTAATGGACATCTGTATGATACGTATCTCAGTACCTGTCTAGCATTAGGACTTATCGCAGATGATACAGAATGGGAACGAGCAATGACAGATGGCGAAATATGGATGATGCCTCGACAACTCCGTCGTCTGTACGCTCGAATTTTGATATATTGTCAGCCAAACCAACCAGAAGAATTATGgttgaaattcaaaaatgcCATGTCTCAAGATTTTCAACGAGATGCCGATGTTCAAACAGCTGAAAGAAGAGCGTATGCTGAAATCAATACATTTCTCACTCAAGAAGGTTCAGACTTGAGTCGTTTTCCTACCATGCCTACGATGGAAGAGGTGCCAAATAATATTACCGAGTCCATAGATGCAGGAATGCTCCAACAGCATACAGAAATTGGTCTTGATCAATATCGAAGATTGAACGTCAAGCAGAAGGAAATTGTGgataaaattttcgatgtagTTTCTTCGGAGGTAAATAATTCGTCAAATACATGTTTTTACATTGATGGTCCCGGTGGTTCAggtaaaacatttatttacaccaCAATCTATCATATACTGACAGGAAGAGGAAAACAAATTTGCACAATGGCGTTTACAGGTATTGCGGCAATATTACTACCGCATGGGAGAACTGTGCATAAAACTTTTGGTATGCCGGTTCCTCTTTTCTCCCATTCTGTTTCAAACATTAAGAATCAGTCTCAAAACGCTGATTATCTACGAGGAGTTGATGTTTTCATCTGGGATGAAGCTCCAATGGCACCGAGATACGCTTTGGAATTGGTCGATCGAACACTTCGTGACTTTACGAATGTGAACCTGCCATTcggaggaaaaattatgattctgGGCGGTGATTTCAGGCAGTTATTACCAGTGAAAACTCACGCTACTCGCTCTGAGATGGTCAATTTATCGATCAAATTCAGTGTGTTGTGGAaacatttttccatatttGCACTGACTGAAAATATGCGTACTCTCCCAGGAGAAATTGAGTTCTCCAGATATCTTCTTTCTGTAGGTGATGGATGTTCAACTGATGCCAGCAATAATTTGTTAGCACCAGAACAGTGTATAGCTCCACGAACAGCTGATATAGTTGTATCAACATGCAAAGAACTCATAGAGAAGAGAAAATTCGATGAATTTGCAAATGTCGCAATACTATCTGCACGAAACATTGATGTTGAAGAAATAAACAATCGAGTTGTAGAACACTTCGATAAAACAACGGAAAAGATTTATACCAGCATAGACAGTGTGAAAAACTGTGACAATGGAGATATTTCAGATGCAATACTCCCAGAGTATTTGAATTCATTAAGTCCACCAG TATCAATGAAGGATTGTGTACAAATTTTAGAACTCGCAAATAATCTCCTACGATGTCGAATTCTCACGGGCGACAAGGCCGGAGAGATCGTTTTCATTCATCGCATCATTCTCTATTGTGAGGACGTCTACCCTTTTACATTCCAACGTCGAAAGTTTCCTATCAAACTGGCATTCGCGATGACAATCAACAAAAGTCAAGGACAAACATTCAATAGAATTGAACTCGATCTTCGAAAAGATGTCTTTAATCATGG AGTTATATCGCTAGAATTAGATATGAGAGTTGCGATCATACCTTTAAATACTTCGACAGTCACTTACACTTA TTTCCTGAGCGCATTCCGAAACGATTGCCTAGATTATGGAGGTTCTATCTACACCAATGTTGAGTTACACGTTATTAATTCAGTTTCGGtgtcttttcaactttcatcTATTAATCAAAACTGGATAGGAAATTCCTTAAATTATGGAAACCGCTTTCGAATATGCTCAGGTCCCCAGTACATTTCGAAGTGTTCATTAAGTACAAGTTACTGTGGAGATATCTCAATCATCATA AGTCGTAGACAGTTATTCATTGAGTGCCCGCGCGCTGGGGCGCGCGGTTCAGTCTCGTAG